The sequence ctctcattgtcttaaaagatactgtgcaatttcatccagatctgacttccggttccggaattatagggcaataagtatcaaaaccttcaaactgtcatacaaaatgatgcaaaatcggtacggaagaagaagaaaacgcacccagAAATAGTACGACATATGACAATGAATATCAAAATATCAAACATTTTCGATCTTGGAAAAACATTGGTAGACCAAAACAAAACTAATTAAAAGCTTCAGCGATGTAGAGAAACATCATTAGGTCTATCTTTGAATTACCACAGGGAAAAGAAACAAAGTGCTTTACTACAAGGGTAAATTCTCGAATCGATTTTCCTTTTCGGTTAGTCCTGACGAAGCACAGCGTACCCATGAAACAACAAGAACACGCAAAGCACCGGTTACCAGCATCCTTACGAGTTCCATTGAAGGTGCTGTGATGCGCAGATTCCATGCTCAGTTGTCAACCCGGTGCAATTTATATTGCCGGCATTCTCTACAAACCAGACACCGGGTAGCCACGTGCCAAACAAAATTCACCGGTTCGATCCAATCCATTTGAGCCACACCAAAATGATCCGATACTGTCGCGGTATCAAGGAGTGGTCGGTCTAGTGCCTCTGTCGCCATTATCACAGTCGACGACAGGTTGACTCATTCAACGGCTATTTACATTGACCGTTCGCTTCACGTATTCCCATCTCATTCTATTTCATTTCATCTTTATTGTGTCGTTCTCTCTACCTAGGAGTTCCCAGTTTTACCACTACTGAGTAGAGCGTTCACTTTATCGATGACTGTCGCCGTTTACCTTTGCTGGTTAGTAATTAACGTCAATGAGGTCACACATCAGtttgttttggaaatttttttttttggcccaTCAAAGATCTGAATCAAAGCTGTTGCTGGACATCAGGATATGCATGAAAATATACATACACCTAACCACTACCTAAGAGACGCTGGTAAATCTACACATCGAAGTTTCGTaatgaataaaacaaatttgtctCATTCATTCTTGGAGACAGCAACGAAACACGCCCATCCCTTTATGGACTGTGGCACGTTAAAGTCACGCGAGTTGATAAACTTTGAAATGGTTCAAGAATTCCCATAATACATATCAGTTGGAATTATTCACGGGTTATGCGATAAACGGTAAAATCCAGGCACTGATAGCAGGTTGCTGAAACATAAATCGTCATCATCACAGCAAGCCAGACAGAGGGCAGGGCTTGGTCAGGACGATTTCACCATCGAACGAATTCTAACCTGCTTTTGTAAACTGTATTCCGCAGCCGAAGCATAGTGCCCACACGAATCCCAATATAAGATGCATTGTAGACTACTTGACACACTAAACGGTACACATCGGAACAGGAATTCTATGCGTAATCTTTTCCTGGATGCAActttaaaaattataaataaagCACTGCACAGTGCTCAgttgctgctgctgatgctgtTGGCACAAACACTGCCACTGTTAAATACACGCCTTCGCACGCACACACTCTCGTAATTTGCAGTATGGAATGTACTACTCCCGAAACGGTAATccgaaaatgattcgaatgcggGAACTATTGTACAAAGCTACCAACCGCCGCGGTGTACGAACTCAAACTGACGTTCGTCTGTCATGTCACGCGCTAGACTGAGAGAGAATTGTTGATGGGAAACTGTATTAGGCATGTGTGAGTGTTTGTGTATGACTTGCAATCGAGCGAAGAGAGGGCACAAACATTCCAGGTAGGATCATATATATGATACTTCTAGAGCAAATTTTCAATATGGCACAAGTCTCCAGTAAataatcaccctcattcttgtttacggccgtatgcgatacgttcgaaaatatatcaaattcgtattcccgtttacgttcgaatcaatcactatTTTAAACATCGcaaatgcataaaaacaacgctcATCCAACTTGgaactatcagttctggtacagattttagttataattaaatatctttgctatcatttgttatttgacttgtttttttcgctGACTTTGTATCATGCTTGcctacgtccgtatcgaccatacgacgttTTTTTAGgtagattccaagcatcaaggaagtgacgaatgctacataataaataaatgtcgTACTCAgaaccaattttattcaagtcgtaaatgaaattttcaaattaaacttcgtgctAAGTAAAAaaagcagtccgatcagtactatctgcgaaaaatatgtttcatttttcttgcaattttgtcatgttttcgatagacTTTTCATTaattacattggtaaaatcatgcatttaatatagaATAAAGCATATTtgcccatggcgtattttccagtacctaatagatgtaaaatttgatgcatAAAAACTTGGAACCGCGCATATACTCGAAGGCTCGCCAGAAAAAAGCAGCAttttaccgacgacacgaccagacactccgaagaaaaatcggaataaaaagtgttcgtgagcgatttaccaccagttaccataaatatagcgaccccttgaaaatgacaaaaactaactattcgagcaacactgtttaagttgctatgaactagttaccaaggagcaccagaataaataaacaaacagtttgaaacagttgtggaataattccacatttcatggttattaaaaatcttacaaaaaactgcaaaaattaaCAATACTTCATTCGAGGGCGGAATTGTATATAAAGTTTGTCAAACGCCGATGCTTGGTGAGTGTAAATGATATTCTAATTCGTATAAATGAATTTCTAATCGCTTTGTGTTTTTAGTTCgatctcgaaaaaagttctcTGGAACCAAATACTTAGGAAGCGAAGCTAAAAACTTTAGATGAGTTGATTTAAAAGTCCCGATTGAGTACGCAAATGCAGGAAATTCTTGGGACATATTTACTTTTAGACCGTTATTTCATGGAAGAAAGCGTCCTGAAAGCGATAATTTTGTACAGCATTTAAACGGGGCAGCAATGCTTCAGCATGTTGGATgatgtatttttcattattcgaAAGTGCATTCGACGTGGAACGTGGAACGCAATCGCTAGACGGAGTGTGTGCTGTTGTTAATAACGCTGCTAGTTGCTTGGAACTAGACTTcataaatgctttgaaatcaCCTCTGAAATCTGGTTACCCTACCAATAgcccaatcggcacttcaaagtTCAATCCAGCAAGGGCAATTACAAACTAGTGACGTTGAACAGGCacgtgcaaaatttttttaaacctcGTTTGCATCCGTGGGTTGACCAATTTATCAATCACAATCACAACCTCGCTGAAAAAGAGTTGGCATCGTATGAAGCTGGGAAACATTTATACAATTCCTTATAGTGCAAGTCGGCGTTGAAAACTGCCCTCACACCAAGAAATTATAATGGATTATGATTATTCGGTTAGTATCATTACTAGTGAAGTTACAAGTCGCCTGGAGCGAGTTAtcaaaaaatctacattcaatcgGTTTGGTGGACTAGTTTTGGTTTTGCTGCTTAGTTAAATGAATATATTCCCCCCGAAGATAACATacgaaaaattttttaatgccTTAAACtaccaaaatcaaatttttagtagtgaataatttgcgttgccggtacggtacgccactacgaattacatattcgttatgagacaagtactccaaaagtgtcgagaatacaacgcgccattgacttcaaagcggcatacgacacaatcgctatggcagattatgcagctatggcagatctctgaaagaataaatttaatacctgccaacgggccaactacactcagtggtttcgttttaggtgagaatctcttgtttttgtttacatttcttttgtggttaccaaggctactggtaactgtttttcaaaatcaataatttaccaacttgtgttgctagttccaacattttttcaagcgattccattttgacattaccagttactgaggggtagctcgatttacgatacagttttaaaagcgagtggcaggtcgtgtcgtcgattttactatactgctatgctttctgaATGTTTtctgcaaaacacaaatttatgatttgattacaaatcacctttaggatcgaaaataaatttgttggaaatcgcttaaacttttttcaatgttttcgaacgattgattcgcaatataaaactgacgaatcgaaaccacgtcATTTCGtatattcgtccgtaaacgagaatgggactttccgttcgtacgaatgatgttcaaaTACACGTATCGTTGGAAGTTAAACTTCCATACATTCTTAATGcttaatcacaagaattggactgAGTTCATCAAGGtttagcatttatttgaagaagtttactgatatttgaatattttgtgggtAACGAGTCgcattcattcgagtgaaaacaagaatggcttattcgtattcgttcgaaagtacccgttcgtcgtactaccgatacggacgtaaacaagaatgagggtgaatataattttttttgtaaaatctcttatTGCATCTTAGGGGGATTGTAACAATTCctgatttcaaatattttgataattGGACAAAAAGTTACGCTTTGGTATACATCGTATACAAGAATGATGCTTAGTGGTGTGAAagtaagtttaaaaattttataatttcagaaaaattctaacatttcagaaatatttggcATAAAGCAAAGCCGTGGTATCGATCACGTAAATAAGTAGTGCAATTTTTTCACAGTTTACCTTGATTCTCTCTTACAATAACtctgggacatcaagtggaaaatttttttcacaacttgagagtcgcgatgagtatcaaaacaccgCAGTGCTTGGAGTTCAAAACGCAAGGGGCTTAAACATAACTTTCAAATACTTTGTACTTTTAAATGGTTGGTGCTAGCATACCGGTATCATATGGCTGGGAAAATCGTGCTCCCAGATTTTTCTCATTTCGCAGACACTCTAAATACAAGATCTTGTGCCAGATTTTGTATATTTCGCTAGATTTTCAAGTTTTCAGCATATGGAATGCCATAATTTAAATAAACATAGAACAAGTGGTTCAAAATCGTCAAAGAAATAGAAAATCAATGCCTGTAAAGTCATGGCGCATACGTTTGTGTGAGCCTTCAGTTTCTATGCGCGAGATCTTAATTTACTAACGAGACGAGATGTTACGAAGCAAATGGAACTTATGTTTGTTAACATAGATGGTACCAGACTTGGCATCCCTGGGCTAACATCTTTCCATAAAAAAGACTATgtgtatagcggcccttacacgatcattagagtgacattactaaaaagtaatatcatttttaatgaacgtgtaaggacAGTAATGATGAATTATCCATACAAATTTGGACTTACTTCGTAGTCATTAAAAATGGCATTAATAATTGTCGTGTAAAGGCGCATACCGCTGAATAGTCGgtaatataataatatattataaagtaatatcattcagtgcaaatttcaataatttcatttgttgcaatattggaatagaacaggtgtattaccgatatttcatgtaataataccatgatttagcattgggtagcaaaataaatttaaaaaattgaaaataaaattttaatcgtctttttctcgacatgccgattttccatatggaacTGAtacgcaagtatgggcagtaaggGCAGCAATGACTAATTCTTcatacaaatttggaatattATTACTAAGCTTTTAAAAACTACCATCAATTAATTATGGAGTAGCACGTGAGCTGAGAAAATTCGGATGGTAGGGATGATGCCACCGGTATCATCAGACCCTGTCGGCTTGGAGTGAAATCAGTTCAGCAGTTCAGCaatgccatcgcacggcatcacattcaacatataatGTCAACTGTATAGGTGCGCAGTGCTACTATTTTGGTGcgcatgaatttgacatttctctcccctacctctatgtacgagattcgatgcggactcgtctgagggcgttatgctcgcaaaaaatgatgttgccaataatttgttcgTGTTATGCGAGAGCTGGATactttgttaatatgatgtctttggtatcACCCTACcctatttataaaaaagaatgTCCTTTTACTTATTTAGTATACTTTGGAAGGCTTTCGGGTGAATTATGAATTAGATTTTTCAAACTAACCACTCTTAGATAGAAAATAACTATATTATATTTAAAAGCAACTTCGAACCGTACTCAGTTAGAGCAGCTTTTTCTTCGACTTAGGCGTAGACAAAGTACGAAACTCAACTCGTCGAGGCGTTTTGGGTGTCGTGACCACCGCAACCGAAGTCGAATCTGTTTCCTTGGTAACATCAATGTCCTGCTCAACACTCTTCTGATCTTCGGTAACAACATCATCTTCATCATCGGAAATAACTAGCTTGAAATCCTCGGTTTGTTCCGATTCTGCGAGGGATGAATTACAAACAATTGATTTCGGTACCGGTTTTGGTTGATCGATTGGCCATGTGTCAACGGCATCCTCTTCGATTTCCGTGGGTGTCACAGCTTTTGGCTGCACAGAATCAGGTGCCAAACAGCGAGGGTGCTTTCTGACCGCAATCGGAGTGGCTGCTTTTTTCGAAGTTGGCTTAGGAGTAGTGGCTGAATCttgatccgagctctccgggcCACCAGCTGATGGAGTGACGTCCGGAGTTCGCGGATGTCGACGTACGGCTATTGGCGTCGCCGGTCGATTTGTTTTTGATGGACTTTCGAATTTCTCTTCGCTACTGATAATTTTTTCTGcttcaattattatttctttcgcaggttgcacaattttttcatCAGGCGTTTTAACCGGTGGGATTTCTTTCACTATTATTCCTGACTTTGTGTCGTTGTTTTCCAATGTAATGCGACGGATTGCTATTGGTTTTGGCTCATCGGATTGTCCATCGTTTTCAGCACTGTTTGAACGTGGTCGTTTCCTTGGTTCGCTTATTTTATCAATGATTTTATCACTTGATGGTTCTGATTCTTTCGGTTTACGCTTGATAGCTATTGGCTGAGGAGGATTCTCATCTTCTTTGATGCATTTTATTTCAACGGTCTTTTGTTCTGTAACATTTTCAGCATCTCTTGGCTTCCTTCGGAATGCAATCGGTTGTGCCGGTTTGTCCTCTTTGGACTTTACAATTTCAATTGGCTTTACATCTTTTCGTTCATGTTCCTCTGGGACCGTTTCTAGCTTCGATTCCTTCTTATCCTTTTCTTCATCTTTGCCATCCTTTGATTTCTTCCTTCCTGCAGTAGCTTTTTTTGTTGGAGTTTTCTCCTTCTCAGTACCGCTAGATTCATCAGTTTCCAGCACATGCGCTTCGCCTAATTCATCTTCCGTAAAAGAAATCATAGAGCAAAAACCATCAGTGGACGAGACAATCAGAATTGTTCCATCACTCGACCAGGAAAGATCCGTAAGCCGAGTGTAATGAATGTTTGAGATAAGTGCAAAAGGAGATTTCTGTTGTGTGTCATACAAGTAAACAGAACTTTTGGTGGCCACCGCGAATATCATCCTGTATGGAAGCGGAATAACCGGCGGCTTGTGAGCAGGATGGGGACGCAGCTTGAAATACCGTGGACAAAACCGAACTGCAACAGTATATTGATCTGGAGACGGTAAAGTAATAGCAGGCCTAAAATGAGGATATTAGTTTTAAATGGCAAGTCTAAGAAGGAATTGACTTACTGCCTCAGAGAATTTCTCGTATAGATGTAGGTCGTATTTAAGGGCTTTGGCACTCCAGGTATCTCCGCTACACCAGCAGGTGTGACTATTAGATTTCCATCAGGACTGAAACTCAATCGACGGAAGAACGTTTGTAAAGTATCATCGTGATACAATCGTATTGTTTGTCCATGTAGCGGAGAATCTTTAGGCACCGGAAGCGAACATTTGTTATTTCTTGTTAAAACTTTTTTCGATTGTAAATCAAAAATGCGAAAATAGCGATCCGAACTCAGAGTCGCCAGGTATTGATTTTTTGGATCCCAAGCGACTCCTTGCACGAAACCCTTGTGATCAGAAAAGATGTGTTGCGATTTTCCCTTGTTGACATCCCAAACCATCGCCGTATTGTCAACTGATCCACTGATTAGATACATCGAATTCGGTGACCAACACAGATCGTAGACGTCCTCCATGTGACCACGAAGAATTTTTAATGTGATCCAGATCTCTTTGTCCTGATCATTAGTAGCatctagaaaaaaatataactataGACTGCAATCAATCGTACCGTGTCGAACTTACcgacgatattcaacacttcaGTTTCGCCCTTTTGCTTCCAGATGAAAATAACACTTTCATCATCACCGGATGCCAGTAGTTCACCATTGGGGGACCATCGGACCGCATTGACAGCTCTTTGATGACGAGCCAAATCAGCAACAACGTCCAACGAAATTGTGCCACATTTGGCACTTTGAGTCATGTGCCAAatctaaattcaattcaattttaattaaaatattcTAATAAAAATATCATATTCCTACCAAAACATGCGTATCGGTTCCTCCAGAAGCCAATCGGTAGAGTTCATTTTTATCTGAACTGGTCCTCGGTTGAATATCAACACTTAGCACTGGATCTCGGTTGTGCCAGGATATCTCGGGAATTTGACACTTCATGGCTATTGATctcgaaaaagtttaaataaagaAACGATAAAAATACAGTTTTTAGCGaagagaaaactaaaaaattattcCGCATTCGAAGCACCGCAACGAATGTTTTGAGCGCGTAAACTTGACGTTTGCATTGTCAAATTCAAACGGGATGAACCTGATTGTCCAGTTCACGATGAAGAATGCACTGGTGTCCGCACAAGCACAAGTATCCTCATATAGAACGTATTtactttttcaaaaacctgtgtaaattttaaatttgctagAAGAAGTGAGCTCACTCTAATTCCATGTCGTTTAAAACACACGTGAATTCaattggaataaaacaaaaataagggcAACAATTTTAGGGGGGCGGCAAAgtaatccttgggacctttttttgttGGCCCAATTCAGCTGTCCGGAGATGgagttgttttgttttgctcacCAAACCTACGATAGGTgagcaaatctcttattttgccccgggcgccaaatttcttCGGTACGCCACTGGTTTACATTATGCTGGTTGCGTGCTGGGGCCAGTATACTGGCAGGCAGCACGCCAGTGAAATTTACAATACCAATGGTTGTTTCAAACAACAAAACGGTTAGTAGcccatcaaacaaaaaaatagttATTTCGAACCGAGATATCGctggttaaaaaaaactgctatTGTCACAATATCAACGAAAAAAATCGTTAGAATCACCCGGAATTTAtgtttacaaattttttttctctgcttgGAGGGTTAAATTCAATGGCTATATTTCTATGTAACGCGAGCATCCTATGACAAATTGAAAATACACTTTTTATTCAACGCGTTTTTGATTTCCCTTACGCATGAAAACACAGAATATGAACCCAACATGAACTATTATTTCTCTCGTTGTCTGGGTCGTGTTATAAAAATCAGCCAATCCGAAAGTAGAGTATTCGGACATAAAATTTTAACAGTCCACAGTTTTTAGGTGTTTACTAAGCTCGCCACCTGTACATTTACCATCGTATGGTAATGAACTAATATTTGAGTTACAGTTG comes from Malaya genurostris strain Urasoe2022 chromosome 3, Malgen_1.1, whole genome shotgun sequence and encodes:
- the LOC131438565 gene encoding chromatin assembly factor 1 subunit B, with the translated sequence MKCQIPEISWHNRDPVLSVDIQPRTSSDKNELYRLASGGTDTHVLIWHMTQSAKCGTISLDVVADLARHQRAVNAVRWSPNGELLASGDDESVIFIWKQKGETEVLNIVDATNDQDKEIWITLKILRGHMEDVYDLCWSPNSMYLISGSVDNTAMVWDVNKGKSQHIFSDHKGFVQGVAWDPKNQYLATLSSDRYFRIFDLQSKKVLTRNNKCSLPVPKDSPLHGQTIRLYHDDTLQTFFRRLSFSPDGNLIVTPAGVAEIPGVPKPLNTTYIYTRNSLRQPAITLPSPDQYTVAVRFCPRYFKLRPHPAHKPPVIPLPYRMIFAVATKSSVYLYDTQQKSPFALISNIHYTRLTDLSWSSDGTILIVSSTDGFCSMISFTEDELGEAHVLETDESSGTEKEKTPTKKATAGRKKSKDGKDEEKDKKESKLETVPEEHERKDVKPIEIVKSKEDKPAQPIAFRRKPRDAENVTEQKTVEIKCIKEDENPPQPIAIKRKPKESEPSSDKIIDKISEPRKRPRSNSAENDGQSDEPKPIAIRRITLENNDTKSGIIVKEIPPVKTPDEKIVQPAKEIIIEAEKIISSEEKFESPSKTNRPATPIAVRRHPRTPDVTPSAGGPESSDQDSATTPKPTSKKAATPIAVRKHPRCLAPDSVQPKAVTPTEIEEDAVDTWPIDQPKPVPKSIVCNSSLAESEQTEDFKLVISDDEDDVVTEDQKSVEQDIDVTKETDSTSVAVVTTPKTPRRVEFRTLSTPKSKKKLL